The Tautonia rosea genome window below encodes:
- the deoC gene encoding deoxyribose-phosphate aldolase has product MDASYGDISKMIDHSLLNPTLTLTDLERGCRLAVAYDVASVCIMPYAMARCTELLSGSTVQPSTTIGFPHGGHTTAIKQAEAIRAIADGCQELDMVVNISKVLSNAWDDVREDIRAVIDVAHAEGRKVKVIFENCYLTDDHKIRLCEICGSLDVDWVKTSTGYGTGGATREDLQLMRAHSPAHVQVKAAGGVRDLDTLLDVRSIGVTRVGASRTAEILDDCRQRLGLEPIVSGDLKQGSTTGY; this is encoded by the coding sequence ATGGATGCGTCTTACGGCGACATCTCCAAGATGATTGATCACTCGTTGCTCAATCCCACGCTAACCCTCACCGACCTTGAGCGAGGATGTCGTCTGGCGGTGGCCTACGATGTGGCAAGCGTCTGCATCATGCCCTACGCCATGGCCCGATGTACCGAACTGCTTTCAGGAAGTACTGTTCAGCCAAGCACCACCATCGGATTTCCCCACGGAGGTCATACCACCGCCATCAAGCAGGCAGAAGCCATTCGAGCCATCGCGGATGGATGCCAGGAACTGGATATGGTGGTGAACATTTCCAAGGTCTTGAGCAACGCATGGGATGACGTCCGAGAGGACATTCGTGCAGTTATTGACGTCGCTCACGCAGAAGGGCGTAAGGTCAAGGTTATCTTCGAAAATTGCTACCTGACCGATGACCACAAGATTCGTCTCTGTGAAATTTGTGGTTCGCTCGACGTCGACTGGGTCAAAACCTCAACCGGATATGGTACTGGAGGCGCAACCCGTGAGGATTTGCAACTTATGCGGGCACATTCGCCGGCTCATGTCCAGGTCAAGGCTGCCGGCGGAGTGCGTGATCTCGACACCCTCCTTGATGTCAGGTCGATTGGCGTAACTCGAGTAGGTGCCAGTCGGACTGCCGAGATTCTCGACGATTGTCGACAACGACTTGGGCTAGAACCGATTGTGTCAGGTGATTTGAAACAGGGGTCGACGACCGGATATTGA
- a CDS encoding UTP--glucose-1-phosphate uridylyltransferase: MQIRKAVITAAGRGARQYPASDTVQKAMLPLVDRDGLTKPLLQIIAEEALDSGIEEICVVSAPGDEARYRSQFHSITEHLRSAFRGVPWAEEQIRKVGELDSRIRFVEQHEPEGYGHAVWCARTFIGDHPFLLLLGDHLYISRESRRCARQLIELASSESCAVSAVQATREHLIHQYGTLTGRRLHDRTDAYQIDEIVEKPNPTLAELRLQVPGLRAGHYLCFFGMHVLTPTILELLDDLVHRDERDGDQIQLTSALNSLANREKYLALETLGSRHNLGMKFGYVEAQIALALSGADRDRLLTMLVESVAREQTTDLRSS, from the coding sequence GTGCAGATTCGTAAGGCGGTGATTACAGCAGCTGGGCGAGGGGCCAGGCAATATCCTGCATCCGACACCGTTCAGAAAGCGATGCTGCCCCTGGTTGATCGAGATGGTCTGACCAAGCCGCTCCTACAAATCATCGCTGAGGAGGCGCTCGACAGTGGTATTGAGGAAATCTGCGTCGTTTCAGCTCCCGGCGACGAAGCACGTTACCGATCGCAATTTCACTCCATTACTGAGCATCTTCGCTCAGCGTTTCGGGGGGTTCCTTGGGCCGAAGAACAGATTCGAAAGGTCGGAGAACTCGATTCCCGGATCCGGTTTGTTGAGCAACATGAGCCCGAAGGATATGGCCATGCGGTCTGGTGCGCCCGAACGTTTATCGGCGACCATCCCTTCCTCTTACTCTTGGGCGACCATCTTTACATTTCCCGAGAAAGTCGTCGGTGTGCCCGCCAGTTGATCGAGCTTGCGTCGTCTGAGTCGTGTGCGGTTTCTGCAGTCCAGGCAACTCGTGAGCACTTGATCCATCAGTATGGCACCCTGACCGGCCGACGCTTACATGACCGAACCGATGCCTACCAGATTGACGAGATTGTGGAAAAGCCCAACCCTACCCTTGCCGAGCTTCGTCTCCAGGTACCAGGGCTTCGGGCTGGCCATTACCTTTGTTTCTTCGGAATGCACGTGCTGACGCCGACCATACTCGAACTCCTCGACGACCTCGTGCATCGGGACGAACGTGATGGGGATCAGATTCAGCTGACCTCAGCCTTGAATAGCCTGGCTAATCGCGAAAAATATCTGGCTCTCGAAACGCTGGGTTCCAGACACAACCTTGGGATGAAGTTCGGGTATGTCGAGGCTCAGATCGCACTGGCGTTGAGCGGGGCCGACCGGGATCGCTTGCTGACGATGCTCGTCGAATCGGTTGCCCGAGAGCAGACAACCGATCTTCGATCCTCGTAA